A DNA window from Fervidobacterium sp. contains the following coding sequences:
- the upp gene encoding uracil phosphoribosyltransferase — MKVLNIVEHPLIKHKLTLMRKKETGPKEFRELLREITLLIAYEATRHIQVYEIEVETPLEKTKGYYINDKDIVVIPILRAGLGMVDGILELLPNASVGHIGIYRDPVTLKAVDYYFKTPKLHDKSEIFILDPMLATGVSAIDAITKVKELGGKQITFISLISSPEGVNAIQQTHPDVNIYTASLDRQLNDHGYILPGLGDAGDRLFRTK; from the coding sequence ATAAAAGTGCTAAACATCGTAGAACATCCGTTGATTAAGCATAAATTAACACTTATGAGGAAGAAAGAAACAGGTCCGAAAGAATTTAGAGAGCTCTTAAGAGAAATAACTTTACTTATTGCATATGAAGCAACAAGACACATTCAAGTATACGAAATTGAAGTCGAAACACCTCTTGAAAAAACGAAAGGATACTACATAAACGACAAAGACATTGTTGTAATACCTATACTGAGAGCGGGGTTAGGAATGGTTGATGGTATACTTGAGCTATTACCAAACGCCTCAGTTGGACATATAGGTATCTACAGAGACCCAGTCACACTAAAAGCGGTTGATTATTATTTTAAAACTCCAAAACTTCATGACAAAAGCGAAATATTCATTCTTGATCCAATGCTTGCAACAGGGGTATCAGCCATCGATGCGATAACAAAAGTCAAAGAGCTCGGTGGTAAGCAGATCACATTTATTTCTCTTATATCCTCTCCCGAAGGGGTTAATGCTATCCAGCAAACACATCCCGATGTGAATATATACACTGCTTCGCTTGACAGACAACTTAACGATCATGGATACATCCTTCCTGGACTGGGAGACGCCGGCGATAGACTGTTTAGAACAAAATAA
- the rho gene encoding transcription termination factor Rho, whose protein sequence is MKQLEEMTMRELYELARKYDIPRYTSMRKQDLIFEILEAKAKAEGYFFGEGVLEIAPDGYGFLRSLETMLSGPKDIYVSQSQIRKFNLNTGDIVSGVIRPPKEGERFNAMIKIEAINYKPPEFADERVNFENLTPDYPKERYILETEKDIYSTRLIDLFAPIGRGQRGMIVAPPKTGKTTILKEIANGIAANHPDTIRIVLLIDERPEEVTDIKESVDAKVIAAPFDMPSDKQIKIAELTLEMCKRLVEYGNHVVVLLDSLTRLGRVYNITVPPSGKLLTGGVDPAALYRPKHFFGAARNTREGGSLTIIATALIETGSKMDEVIFEEFKGTGNMELVLSRQLANKRVFPAINLSLSGTRKEELLLEPNSLKKIWILRRMLSSMAEEEGLKLIISKLKETRSNDEFLALIDAQKTV, encoded by the coding sequence ATGAAACAGTTAGAAGAAATGACCATGAGAGAATTGTACGAATTGGCAAGGAAATATGACATTCCACGATACACGAGCATGAGAAAACAAGATCTCATATTCGAAATCTTGGAGGCAAAGGCAAAGGCCGAAGGATATTTTTTTGGAGAAGGAGTTCTTGAAATTGCTCCAGATGGTTATGGATTTTTGAGAAGTCTCGAAACAATGCTATCTGGTCCAAAAGATATATACGTATCTCAGTCGCAAATAAGAAAGTTCAACCTCAACACTGGAGACATCGTTTCTGGAGTGATACGTCCACCCAAAGAAGGCGAACGATTTAATGCAATGATAAAAATTGAAGCGATAAATTATAAACCTCCAGAGTTTGCTGACGAAAGGGTAAACTTCGAAAACCTCACGCCAGATTATCCAAAAGAGCGCTACATACTCGAAACGGAAAAGGACATTTATTCAACAAGACTAATAGATTTATTTGCACCCATTGGAAGAGGCCAACGAGGGATGATAGTCGCTCCACCAAAGACAGGAAAAACAACTATACTTAAAGAGATAGCAAATGGAATAGCAGCTAACCATCCTGATACAATTAGAATAGTTCTCCTCATTGATGAACGTCCCGAAGAGGTAACTGATATAAAAGAATCTGTAGATGCAAAAGTCATAGCTGCCCCGTTTGATATGCCCTCTGATAAGCAAATAAAAATAGCAGAACTTACGCTTGAGATGTGTAAAAGACTTGTTGAGTACGGAAACCATGTCGTAGTGCTTCTTGATAGTCTTACAAGACTTGGAAGGGTATATAACATAACCGTACCGCCAAGCGGCAAACTATTAACTGGCGGAGTTGATCCTGCAGCTTTGTACAGACCAAAACACTTTTTTGGAGCAGCAAGAAATACACGTGAAGGTGGAAGTCTGACAATCATTGCGACAGCACTAATAGAAACTGGTTCTAAAATGGACGAAGTAATATTTGAAGAATTCAAAGGGACAGGTAACATGGAACTTGTGCTTTCAAGACAGCTTGCAAATAAAAGAGTCTTCCCTGCTATCAATCTTTCACTTTCAGGTACAAGGAAAGAAGAGCTTTTGCTAGAACCTAATAGCTTAAAGAAAATTTGGATACTCAGACGCATG